TCGCTTCGTAACTAGCTATCACTGCTGGTGCATCTGTAGTTTTTGTGATAACTCTTAAACGCTCCCCCCAAAACGATATAACATATATTCAAAATGGAACCAATGTTTTATGATTCTATAATCCACAGTGTGCGCATCATTTATGTTAACATCACATCGTAGTAACGCAGCCTGCGAGTCCTTTTTTAGATACGATGTATGTGTTATGACGTCAAATGTAAGCATATGTTGCTGGTTGTGTGAAAACAAAGTTTATATATGTCGTCGGTGGGATGATTTAAGAAAGTATTATCTATCATTTCTTGTAGGCCATTGTTGTAGTCTGTGAAAACTgttgttatttgtgttttttcatCATCACTACTCATTTTCATATTGAAGATTGATTAAACACAACATTATTCCATGAACTGTAGGGATAGACATACTTATGAATGTCTTATCTTTACTAATATTTCCATAGAATGCCTGCTTCCAAGAGGAGCTCAGAGTCCCACAGCCCCCAGGCTAAGATGATGAAGCTGGAGGTGGATGACGAGGCTACTCCAGGTGAATATAACAGCTCACTTAAAGCAGAAGATGAACATGAGGGGGCAGAAGATGCACATGAGGGGACAGTACCTCCATGGACCAAGAATAAAGATCCTCCAACAGCaaaggaggaagacgaggaggttGCGTCTTTCCTCCAAGAATTCAAACCGAGCCCTCGTCAGAACGACTCTGACCCTCCTCTTAAAAAAGCAAAGCTCTTTATCGCCACAAGTGCCTCCTCTGGAACGGGCTCACCACAGAGCATTGAGTCCAAGTCCTCTCAGAAGAGACCAGCCAGCACAGAACTTTCCAGAACTGCGTCCTCCGATTCGGACGGtgagacgcagacagatgctggTGACTTGTCCCTGTGCGTCACAAAACACCACAACCGAGCCAAGCGTGCCGCCACCGAAATGCTGGTGGATCAATCGGCCGCCAGACAGACGCTAGACGACGGCAGGCCTCCTTACCCAACAGTAATGGACCACAACTACGGCAGGTCCTCAGAGGGTTCCAGTGACAGCAGTGTTCTGGACGAGAGCGCCAACACTGAGACTGAAGTAAACGTGAGCTCCGCCACTGATGCAGAGACCACGCAGTATATCAATAGCACATCACTACCATTGTTACAGGCAATGCCGTACTCTGTTATACAAAGTACACACCCAGCAGTAGAAGCCAGGAGACATGAAGGTGAGGAATCTACAAGGTCAACTGCTGAAGCAGGCAGCAGTACAGAACATGTAAATAGCAGACCAAGTGCAAAGCATGAAGAACATAAAACAGAGGATTCCTCAGAAAGAACCAGCAGAGAACCAGACAGCCAGAACCACATTGATGGGAAAATTTTAGAACCACCGCCACCAGCAGAAACATCGGACCCCAGCTCCAGTGACAGAAACCTAAATGTTATAGCTGAAGTAAATATGTTTGCCAGTCAGTCAGAAGAAAGATGTGGAGGTTTAGTAGAGCTAGAGGTTATTACGTATGAAGCAGAGGAGACCCAGGACCCTGCCCCAGAGGATCTGAAGCAAGAAATACCGTATaaaagggaggcagaggaaCGGAAGCAACAGGATGTTACTGAGCGAACTGCTGTCACAGAGGCCGCAAAAAAGACGGGGATAGAATTTGGTCCATCATCCAATCAAAATGACCAGGAACAGGCGATTGCAAGTCCCAGTGAAGGGAGTTTGACACCAGCCAGAACCCTGGGCCCGCAAGAGACTAAAGATGAAGCCCAGATTAAAACAGAAAAGACCCCAAAAGCTGAGCCAATACTCCCCGACCCGACCGAACCCGGCAGGGAAGAGACGTTAGCTAACTGTTGTGGAGTTCACCAAGTGGCCGAGAATCTCGGGAGCCCGCCTGGCATCCAGGCTGACCTAGCTGAAGAGATCAGGATTGTACCAGTGGCTGAGGAATCCATCGCTGCTCCAGAGAGCGCCGCTGAGGTACAGTTGGTCCATGGCGTCCAGGAACCCGATGACAGAACGGTGTCCAGCTCCTCTGAGGTTTTAGTTACAAACAGTGAAGAACATGTGGGAAGAACGGTGTATGAACGTGTGACTGTACAAGAGCCAGAAATCACCTCCAACCTTGGTTCTGCAACTTCATCACAGGGAATGTGTGAAGTGGCCCCTGCTGAGGATACACAACCTGAGGTTATGCAGAGCGTCCACACCTCCACAAGTACTTATAGTGGTGTTTCAGCACAGTTGACTCTTACGAATCCTGACAGTAGACAAACAGAGTATGAGTGTGTATCTGAATGCGTCACTGTACAAGAAACTCCAAACCTGGTTTCTACGACAACAGACACACCACCCACTGAGAAATTGGAACCGGATGGGACCCAGCACCTTGATGTCACACCAGGTACTTCTAGGGACGGCCCAGAACTTCTACCTGATACTTACAGTGGGGTTATAGCTGACTGTGTGGATGGTGGAGAGGTTCAACCACAGGTCACCCTGAGTTCTTCGACAGCAAACCTAGGAGAGAAGACAAACGAGGTTATCAGTGAGGCtacaatggaggaggaggtgagcctGAAGGTTGACGATGACAGTGCAGTCCCAGGTGTATCTTCTCATGGTCCGGACCATATGGTGGTTCAACCATTGAACAGTGAGGCCCAAGATAATGCAAATGTGGAATCTACAGCAACATTGGTGATAACCAGCACTTTGCCAACACCAGGTATGCTACATTTTGAGGAGGCCAGTACAGATTTATCAATTTCAACAACTGTACCATCTGTAAATGAAAACAATGAAGTTGTCTTTGAATGTTTAGCTGAAACATCTGTTAATATGTATTCTACAGCAACTGATGACCAGATACATGGACATGCACAAGTTATAATGGAAGGTGTTCTACACAGGGAAACCCATTCAGCTGATAACGGGAGTGTAGATGTAGACACTAGAGTTTCACAACAGGTCAGGATGAATGCTGTTAGTAAGGAAGGAGAAACTATAATCTCTGAATATGTACATGAACAAAAGACTGGGATGAACAGAATGTCAAAAGAGATTTCCCTCACCGCACCTTCTGACAAGTTGGCGGACAAGGAGATCCAGAGGTTTAACGATGACTACACCGGTATGTCTAGTGAGGCTCCCAAACATCTGACACTTTCAACCTCTGATTGTGCTCCATATATGGAGATGACTGAAACCAAGCCACATCTTTTCAACCAAGCCCTGGAAAATGAAAATCAAGAGCAGGAGGAACAAAGTACGGGCACGTCGAAAGATGGAGCTAGCCAGCTGATCAAATATGAAATGGTTGCTCAAAGTATTCCTGTCCAAAGCCCTGAGATGGCAGCAATGAGCATGACCGTGCCATCACAACAAGTAGCAACTCCATTTCCCAACAAGGAGATTCAAACTCAGAAAGAAGTCATGGCTATAATGGACAAACACCTATTGATTGCAAATTCTCAAGGAAATCTAAATCAAGGCAAAAGTTTTGAGGATGTGATTACCACTGAATCCAAGGCTGCCCCAGAGGCTGAGTCATACGAAGTCATGCACACTACCAGCACACCAGAGGAAATGCATGAGCAGGAAAAAAAAGGGCGTGGAGGAGAACCAGGAAACCATAGTGGTATTGAACATACCCCCACTTACGACAAGGAAGAAGAAGCGGATAAGTATGATAAGATGGCAGCAGATTTGCAAACCGCAACCACAGATGGTGTGCCTAACTTCATAACTGCAGCAGAACAGCAAATCCAGGTGTTTCATGAAGAACCAATCGCTGCGGTAAATAATGTTGAAGAAGGATATTTGATTTCCAATGCTGAACTTCTGGATAAGGACTCTACAACGGAAGCAGTAGCCTACGTGACATCGGGTGACAAGGAAGAAACGACATCAGTGGAGGAGAAATCGCACTCTGTCCGTGAAGATTTACAAGAAGGGGCTGGATGTGTCATTGATGAGGTTGAGGTTAATGCGTCACTCAGTTCCACAATAGGTCAAGGTCAGGCACAGGTTAACAGTGACGTGATTGTATTGGTCTGTGATCAACCAGAGGGCCTTGAAGTCGTTGAGTCTTCCACTGTAAATAAGCCTGATGCGGAGGATGTCACTGAGCAGATGGAGACCGTCTTTCAGTCAGAAGGGGAGCCAAAAGATTTCCAGGTTGTGTATGAAGCCATTAGTAGCCCAGAGAGCACCATAGACGAGGAGGTCGGTGTTGTGTCAGGAATCATTCGGATACCCAATGTGTCGAAGAAGGATACCCAAGTGGTGGAAGTTCATTCTGCTGCCATCTCTGCAACAAGCGAGGTAAACGTACGGTTAATTCCCGTACAAGAGGCCGATGAGCATATCAATGGAAAAACTCCAGCCTGTCTCccagacagccaatcagacatGGATAATATTGAAACGATGACGTGTGAGGAAACTGCAGAGAGTTCTTATGTGTTGCCCATTGAGCACACCAACGGTGCGGCAGACATGGGAGATGTTCTTATGGTCGCCACCAGCGATGAAGTCGCAGAGCCTAACATCCAAAAAACAGAGGCCATGGCAGATGTTTTGGAGATCACCAGCGACAACGTCCCGGAGCCTAACATCCACACAACAGAGGCCATGGCAGAAGTTTTGGAAGAGACCACCAGCAAAGACATCAAAGAGCAGAACATCCTAAACAGAGAACAGAGGCTAGAGGGACTAATGGTGACCACCGGCAATGAAGTCCCGAGGCAGAACCTCCTAACcacagaggaaaggagagaggttCCCGTCTTGACCACCAGTGACGGAGTCTCGGAGCCGAGGTTCCAGAAGTACAAAGAGATTGGAGAGGTGCTGGTTGTTGCCACCATTGACCACATCCCAGAGATAAACATCCAAAACACTGAGGAAATGGGAGAGGTTCCCATTGTGACTACCAGCGACAAAGTCCCAGAGCAGAACATCCAACATGCAGAAGAGATTGTAGATGTTTTTGTGGAGACCACTAGCAATCACATCCCGGAGCAGAGCTTCCAAAAGACGGTAAAGATGGCAGAGGCACTCGTCGTTGCCGATAGTGAGAAAATACCAGAGCGTAACATCCAAAAGACTGAAGGAATGGGAGGTGTTTTGGTGGTGGCCACCTGTGACAATATTCTGGAGCAGACCATGCAACAGACTGAAGGAATGGGAGATGTTTTGGGTGTTACCACCTGTGACGATATGCCAGAGCCGACCATAGAACAGATGGAAGGAGCACCAGAGTCCGTAGAAATGCAGAAGGACAACCGACTTCAAGAACTGTCCCAGGTGACACCGATCGCCACATCGATGGCCCCAAGTGAACCAACACCTGACAGTTTGTCTCAGGAGGATGTCATGGAGTCCCTCACTGTCCCAGAGAGTCCTGATCAAGCAGACATCATCACccaggcagcagcagcctctggCCTCAACACATCGCTGTCGGAACACTTGAACTCAGACGGGCAGATGGTAGAAGCTGACCAGGTGTTGAATCTAAACGGAGCCTCTCAGAGCCTCTATTCTGCCATCGGCGTCCATCAGTATCAACCCATGGAGCAGAGCACCGTGACAGGTTCAAATGAAGAAGCAAGAGAAGATATGGAGGTCAGGTCTTCAACAAATACTTCGCCAGTGGCACTGCTGGAGAACTATATTCCATCAGCTCCAAATCCTGATCAGCAAGAGGAGCAATCTGCTGAGAAAAACCTAGATGCCACTGAGCATGACATGGAACCTTCTGCTGTCTGTGAAACACAAATGACAGCCTATGAGAACGCAAGTGTTGACATGACTAGGGGCGTAGAGACGAGCATGGACAATGCAGATTCTGATATGCAGATTTTGGTTGACATAGAGCTCGGCCACCAGGTCGAGGTACAGGATGAGAGCGAAATGGAAGACCCAGATCTTGTCATAATAGAAAAGTCACAATTAGCAGCGGAAATGCCTTCATTGGAAGTAGAAAATGGGGGAGAGAAGAGCCCCATCATTAAGGCAGACAGTACCTCAACTATCGCAGACGGCACCACAAGTAAAATCACCACAAGTAGCACAGACAAAAGCGTTCAGAAGGCAGAGGAGACCAACAAAACCAGCACGCCAAGCATCATTCCCGATCCAAAGGCAGAAGTGACTGTGGAAAAGCCCAAGAAGCAACAGATGAACACACAGGCCAGAACCAAAGCCCGCCTGGCTGCACTCGCTGAGCAGAAGGCCGCTGCCTCAAAGAGGGCGGCCCAGAAGCAGCAGCTCAACCTCCTGGCGCTGTGTGAGGAGATCGCAGAAGACATTGCCACGGACAGCATGCTATTGAAGAGGATCGAGGAGGAAAAAATTGCTGCCGCCGCCAAGATAGAAGCCTTGAAGAAGGAAAGCCGATCTGTTGAAATGCAGGAAGCCATCGTTGTTCCTCCTACTCCTGCTGGATCCCAAGCATCTTCTACACCTGTCAACACCACCGACGGGGCCGAAGCCGCAAagcccaccactgccaccaccatCAACCCCCCAGCAGAGCCAGCTACCGCCAAACCGGTAGTTCCAGAACCACCCAAAAGAAGGTTCTTCGTCAGCCAGATCGTTGTTCCCCTTAAAGCCcacgagaagaagaagctgacaAGGTACCAGCGGCTACGACAGGTAGAGCTTCAGCGCGAAAAGATGTCCTGGACTCGTGTGAAGAAGCTCAAAACTGACCAAGCACATCAGATGTTGTTTTCGGATATTGATTTTGATTCTTCTAATCCGTTTCTAATGCCTCCTGTGGCGACACCTTCGACTCCCATAGCTAATAAGCCCAGCGCAACTTACACAAGTACAGCCTCAACCAGCGCTTCAACAATCAGCGCTCTGCCTGCTATGCCTCAGGTCCCTGATGCTGCTGTTGCCAAACCGGATCAATCCAAGACACCAGAGCAATCTAAGGCAGTGACTACACCAGACCTGCCTCTGGTGGTTACGACACCAGACCCGTCTAAGGTGGTGGCGACACCGGAACCATCTAAGGCAGACCAAAAGGTGACAGCCACTAAAACAGACCAAAAGGTGACGGCAACTCCGGCAAGGCCAGGGAGACCGCGGCGGGAGGCAGCATCACCGAAAGTTGATCCTGCCAAGGTTGTAAGTTCCAAAGTGGAGACAAAGAAGACTGAACCACCCAAAATAACTTCGGCTAAGGGGCCAACGCCTAAAGTAACCCGATCATCCACCAGAAAGACCCTTCCAGCCAAACCTCCTCCCATGCCCAACGGTATGAATTCTCAGAAGGCAAAATCTGAGGTGGAGTATAAACCATACAGACCCCGGCCCAAGTACACTTTTGAGGACTTTGAACTGGATGATGACCCACCTCCAGTAGTCCAAAGAAGACCCATGCCTCAACAAAGGCCTGGACAGCAACCAGGCCCAAGCCAGCAGTCCACCTCCAACACTCAAGTTAGGCCCACGTCTCAGTCCACAAACCCCACAGCTCAATCTAGAACGACACCTCCATCAAGACCCATGTTCTTTTCACAGTCTAAGCTACAGGGGACACCTGTTAGGCAAGCCTCAAGCCAGTCAAAGCCTGTGACCTCAACTCCAGTTATGTTAAAGCCGACGACTTCAACTCCAGTTCAGTCAAGGCCTGCAATTTCATCTACTGTTCAGTCAAAACCTCTTACCACAACAGCTTCCCAGTCAAAGCCTGTTGCTATCACCACTTCCCAATCAAAGCCCACAACTTCAGCTACTGGTCAGCTGAAGCCCGCCACTTCAAACGCATCCCAATCCAAGCCGATGACTCCTACCGGTCAGTCAAGGCCTGTCACATATAAGGCTCCCCAACTAAAACCTTTCCATTCAACTGTTGCTCAGTCCAAACCGTCCATTGCAGCTGCCCCACAGTCGAAGACCACAATTGCTGCAGCAACTCAGCCCATTTCTGCTGTTCCATCTAAACCGACCCTGAAGGTATCGGACACCGTTGGTTCGGTACCAGGCAAGGCCATTCCCTCTGGACCCCCTGCGCCCCAAACACCACAACCCACGGCGGACCAGGCGCCCAAGCCTCAGCCTGGCTCTCCTAAAGAAGAGCTGGAAGTGAAACCTGCCGTGGAGACCCCATTGTTGTTACCTGCCATTCCACAGCCTAACGTTTCCATGGAGACACTGAGCGTCCAACCCCCTGCTATACCACACAACGTCAAACACCAGGTAACTGCTTAGATTAAAGTTCCTAAACATTTTTCAATCCACTTAAAAGACAATGATGATGATATTGACCTAACTTAACCTATTGAATGTCTTTTGAgtgtttttggttttgattgATCTTtactcctctcctgctccttccccCAGGACTCCACCGATGAggtgtctcctccccctccatcatcTTTACCTCCGCCGCAGAAGCAGCAGACGTCTTCAAACATGATGGAGCCGAAGGAAGAGAAGGCTGAAGGTTTGTGTTAAACACCTTCACCCAGCCACCATACCATGGCTTTTATCTGATGTCATGAATGAGCTCAAGTGTAGATGCCTCTTCCTAAATGGATTGATTTGGTTTGTAATGTTCCAATCTTGAATAACCACTGCAGGAAATAGTGATTCAGCACTGCTGCAAATAGTCAAAGGCCTAGAATAGCTCAACAGTTGATACTAGCTAATCAGTCTTGCTATTGAATGTCAGAGAAATGAAACAGCTTGGCTAACCGCCAAGGAAAGCTTTTATTGGAAAAATGTATCTGCAATGTTAGTGtttattgtattgcattatGGTATAGCCTTATGTGATCCAACAATCATCTCAAATTAAACATACTCCAAATAAGATAAACATATTGTCCATCGTTTCAGTCAAATCTCCACCGCCCTCGCCCATGAAAGCCTCCCCTCCTGATGAGCAAGCGGAGGCTTCCAAGCCTGCGGAGAAGACCCCGGCCCAGCCTTCTGAACAGTGAGCCCTGAACCCCCTCCATCTGCTGAACCAGCAGCACTCTGTTACGTCCAAATGTGGCAGCTCAGCTACCATCCACTCTGTCTTATCGATATGTTGCAGCTAAACTACCATCCACTCTGTCTCAACCATGTGTTGCTTCTAAATGACAAGCCGCTCTGTTATATCCATAAGTTGCATCTAAATGACCAGCCCTTCTCTGGTATACCCATGGGTTACATCCAACCACTGTAACATCCATAGGTTGCATCTAGATGACCTGTGTCAACGGCCGTTTCCCCCCACAGCAGGGTGGCGAAGGCAGAGAGCAACACCACTCCTCTCTCGGAGGCGGCCCTGcagaaggaggtgaagaagcTGAAGGATACGGACAAAGATGGCAGCCAAACCATCATCGTGAGTCCCATGCTGCGTTATAGTCCAACCCTGTGTGTTTTATCTTCTTAATTAACTAGGAGCTATGGATGAGCTATCCCACAATTTACCCCCTGCCAGCCAACAACAGACCGTCCATAGCCCCCACCCCGTCCATAGCCCCCACCCCATTGTTTCGCACAAGCTACAAGCGGTTCA
This is a stretch of genomic DNA from Gadus macrocephalus chromosome 23, ASM3116895v1. It encodes these proteins:
- the LOC132452471 gene encoding mucin-17-like isoform X1 → MPASKRSSESHSPQAKMMKLEVDDEATPGEYNSSLKAEDEHEGAEDAHEGTVPPWTKNKDPPTAKEEDEEVASFLQEFKPSPRQNDSDPPLKKAKLFIATSASSGTGSPQSIESKSSQKRPASTELSRTASSDSDGETQTDAGDLSLCVTKHHNRAKRAATEMLVDQSAARQTLDDGRPPYPTVMDHNYGRSSEGSSDSSVLDESANTETEVNVSSATDAETTQYINSTSLPLLQAMPYSVIQSTHPAVEARRHEGEESTRSTAEAGSSTEHVNSRPSAKHEEHKTEDSSERTSREPDSQNHIDGKILEPPPPAETSDPSSSDRNLNVIAEVNMFASQSEERCGGLVELEVITYEAEETQDPAPEDLKQEIPYKREAEERKQQDVTERTAVTEAAKKTGIEFGPSSNQNDQEQAIASPSEGSLTPARTLGPQETKDEAQIKTEKTPKAEPILPDPTEPGREETLANCCGVHQVAENLGSPPGIQADLAEEIRIVPVAEESIAAPESAAEVQLVHGVQEPDDRTVSSSSEVLVTNSEEHVGRTVYERVTVQEPEITSNLGSATSSQGMCEVAPAEDTQPEVMQSVHTSTSTYSGVSAQLTLTNPDSRQTEYECVSECVTVQETPNLVSTTTDTPPTEKLEPDGTQHLDVTPGTSRDGPELLPDTYSGVIADCVDGGEVQPQVTLSSSTANLGEKTNEVISEATMEEEVSLKVDDDSAVPGVSSHGPDHMVVQPLNSEAQDNANVESTATLVITSTLPTPGMLHFEEASTDLSISTTVPSVNENNEVVFECLAETSVNMYSTATDDQIHGHAQVIMEGVLHRETHSADNGSVDVDTRVSQQVRMNAVSKEGETIISEYVHEQKTGMNRMSKEISLTAPSDKLADKEIQRFNDDYTGMSSEAPKHLTLSTSDCAPYMEMTETKPHLFNQALENENQEQEEQSTGTSKDGASQLIKYEMVAQSIPVQSPEMAAMSMTVPSQQVATPFPNKEIQTQKEVMAIMDKHLLIANSQGNLNQGKSFEDVITTESKAAPEAESYEVMHTTSTPEEMHEQEKKGRGGEPGNHSGIEHTPTYDKEEEADKYDKMAADLQTATTDGVPNFITAAEQQIQVFHEEPIAAVNNVEEGYLISNAELLDKDSTTEAVAYVTSGDKEETTSVEEKSHSVREDLQEGAGCVIDEVEVNASLSSTIGQGQAQVNSDVIVLVCDQPEGLEVVESSTVNKPDAEDVTEQMETVFQSEGEPKDFQVVYEAISSPESTIDEEVGVVSGIIRIPNVSKKDTQVVEVHSAAISATSEVNVRLIPVQEADEHINGKTPACLPDSQSDMDNIETMTCEETAESSYVLPIEHTNGAADMGDVLMVATSDEVAEPNIQKTEAMADVLEITSDNVPEPNIHTTEAMAEVLEETTSKDIKEQNILNREQRLEGLMVTTGNEVPRQNLLTTEERREVPVLTTSDGVSEPRFQKYKEIGEVLVVATIDHIPEINIQNTEEMGEVPIVTTSDKVPEQNIQHAEEIVDVFVETTSNHIPEQSFQKTVKMAEALVVADSEKIPERNIQKTEGMGGVLVVATCDNILEQTMQQTEGMGDVLGVTTCDDMPEPTIEQMEGAPESVEMQKDNRLQELSQVTPIATSMAPSEPTPDSLSQEDVMESLTVPESPDQADIITQAAAASGLNTSLSEHLNSDGQMVEADQVLNLNGASQSLYSAIGVHQYQPMEQSTVTGSNEEAREDMEVRSSTNTSPVALLENYIPSAPNPDQQEEQSAEKNLDATEHDMEPSAVCETQMTAYENASVDMTRGVETSMDNADSDMQILVDIELGHQVEVQDESEMEDPDLVIIEKSQLAAEMPSLEVENGGEKSPIIKADSTSTIADGTTSKITTSSTDKSVQKAEETNKTSTPSIIPDPKAEVTVEKPKKQQMNTQARTKARLAALAEQKAAASKRAAQKQQLNLLALCEEIAEDIATDSMLLKRIEEEKIAAAAKIEALKKESRSVEMQEAIVVPPTPAGSQASSTPVNTTDGAEAAKPTTATTINPPAEPATAKPVVPEPPKRRFFVSQIVVPLKAHEKKKLTRYQRLRQVELQREKMSWTRVKKLKTDQAHQMLFSDIDFDSSNPFLMPPVATPSTPIANKPSATYTSTASTSASTISALPAMPQVPDAAVAKPDQSKTPEQSKAVTTPDLPLVVTTPDPSKVVATPEPSKADQKVTATKTDQKVTATPARPGRPRREAASPKVDPAKVVSSKVETKKTEPPKITSAKGPTPKVTRSSTRKTLPAKPPPMPNGMNSQKAKSEVEYKPYRPRPKYTFEDFELDDDPPPVVQRRPMPQQRPGQQPGPSQQSTSNTQVRPTSQSTNPTAQSRTTPPSRPMFFSQSKLQGTPVRQASSQSKPVTSTPVMLKPTTSTPVQSRPAISSTVQSKPLTTTASQSKPVAITTSQSKPTTSATGQLKPATSNASQSKPMTPTGQSRPVTYKAPQLKPFHSTVAQSKPSIAAAPQSKTTIAAATQPISAVPSKPTLKVSDTVGSVPGKAIPSGPPAPQTPQPTADQAPKPQPGSPKEELEVKPAVETPLLLPAIPQPNVSMETLSVQPPAIPHNVKHQDSTDEVSPPPPSSLPPPQKQQTSSNMMEPKEEKAEVKSPPPSPMKASPPDEQAEASKPAEKTPAQPSEHRVAKAESNTTPLSEAALQKEVKKLKDTDKDGSQTIIDAGQKHFGAVACSVCGMLYSASNPEDETQHILFHNQFISAVKYVGWKKERILGEYPDGKIILVLPDDPKYALKKVEEIREMVDNDLGFQQVETKCPSQTKTFLFISNDKKVAGCLIAEHIQEGYRVIEDPPPQGSEKEQVMFERQRAWCCSSTSEPAICGISRIWVFSMMRRQGIASRMIECLRNNFIYGSCLGKDELAFSDPTPDGKLFATRYFGTSRFLVYNFVSGTSSSEPKTAAV